Proteins co-encoded in one Arachis hypogaea cultivar Tifrunner chromosome 11, arahy.Tifrunner.gnm2.J5K5, whole genome shotgun sequence genomic window:
- the LOC112721803 gene encoding uncharacterized protein — MEKYFKRKLPLESEVTPLVSSNKKFLEFNVESLVADPGQRPKISNYDPNDRDEVRRAYLQKGPCQPREHDFPQTYFGTSLRRFNADWFDEFGNWLEYSISKDAVFCLCCYLMKPDGASGDAFVKEGFSNWKKKERLQTHVGNHDSAHNQARRKCEALMKQKQHIEVVFQKHSDQAKRDYRTHLTATIECIRFLLRQGLAFRGDDESHNSNNQGNFLELLDFLAQHNTEIDRVFKNARGNLKLVAPKIQKDIVRAAASETTKVIIDDLGDDLFAVLVDEARDISVKEQMAVCLRYVNKEGIVMERFLGLVHVSSTNALSLKVALESLLTKHNLSLARIRGQGYDGATNMQGEFNGLKSLILKENACAFYVHCFAHQLQLALVVVAKKQVEIALLFNLLASLCNIVGASCKRKDMLRESQMQKTIVALQNGDVSSGRGLNQETTLKRAGDTRWGSHYGTILSLISIFSSVVEVLEVIEEDGNNPEQRAEACQLLNHIQSFEFVFNLHLMKSILGVTNELSQALQRSDQDIINAMTLVKVSKQRLQSIRDDGWSSLLNEVLLFCDSHNILAPNMNDIFVTQGRSRRKIQKVSNLHHFQVELFYQVIDRQLQELNNRFTEVNTELLLCIACLNPSDSFFAFDKEKLLRLAEFYPHEFSSTQILALDSQLENFILDMRLDDQFSNINGISGLSQKLVETKKHIVYPLVFLLLKLALILPVATASVERTFSAMNIIKSRLRNRMGDEWLNDCLVTYIERETFNQVDNETIIQHFQNMKTRREVPSRFEAKKVSS, encoded by the coding sequence atggagaaatatttcaaaagaaagctaCCACTAGAATCTGAAGTCACTCCATTAGTCTCTTCTAATAAAAAGTTCTTAGAATTCAATGTGGAAAGTCTGGTAGCTGATCCTGGACAACgacccaaaatttcaaattatgatCCAAATGACAGAGATGAAGTTAGACGAGCTTATTTGCAAAAAGGTCCTTGTCAACCAAGAGAACATGATTTTCCACAAACATATTTTGGAACTTCTCTCCGTAGATTTAATGCTGATTGGTTTGATGAATTTGGCAATTGGTTGGAATATAGTATTTCAAAAGATGCTGTATTTTGTCTTTGTTGCTATCTTATGAAACCTGATGGTGCGAGTGGTGATGCTTTTGTAAAAGAGGGCTTTTCAAATTGGAAAAAGAAGGAGCGATTACAAACACATGTTGGAAATCATGATAGTGCTCATAATCAAGCTCGAAGAAAATGCGAAGCACTCATGAAGCAAAAAcaacatattgaagttgtttttCAAAAGCATTCAGACCAAGCTAAAAGAGATTACCGAACTCACTTAACAGCAACAATTGAGTGCATTAGGTTCTTATTGCGACAAGGATTGGCCTTTCGTGGTGATGATGAATCGCACAATTCAAATAATCAAGGTAATTTTTTGGAGCTTCTTGACTTTCTTGCTCAACATAATACAGAGATTGATCGTGTTTTCAAAAATGCTCGTGGAAACCTTAAGCTAGTAGCACCTAAAATTCAAAAAGATATTGTTAGAGCTGCTGCAAGTGAAACTACTAAagttattattgatgatcttggAGATGATTTATTTGCTGTTTTAGTTGATGAAGCTCGAGACATCTCTGTTAAAGAGCAAATGGCTGTTTGTTTGCGGTATGTGAACAAAGAAGGGATTGTAATGGAGCGATTTCTTGGCCTTGTCCATGTTTCTAGCACAAATGCGTTGTCATTAAAAGTAGCTTTGGAATCTTTATTAACAAAGCATAATTTAAGTTTAGCAAGAATACGTGGACAAGGTTACGATGGAGCTACTAATATGCAGGGAGAATTTAATGGCTTAAAAAGTTTGATCTTGAAAGAAAATGCTTGTGCTTTTTATGTTCATTGTTTTGCTCACCAACTTCAATTAGCACTTGTGGTTGTTGCAAAGAAACAGGTCGAAATTGCACTACTTTTTAATTTGCTTGCTAGTTTGTGCAATATTGTTGGAGCTTCTTGTAAACGTAAAGACATGCTTCGTGAAAGTCAAATGCAAAAGACAATTGTTGCATTACAAAATGGAGATGTTTCTAGTGGGCGTGGCTTAAATCAAGAAACAACATTGAAAAGGGCAGGTGATACTCGATGGGGCTCACATTATGGTACAATACTTAGCttgatttctattttttcttccgTGGTAGAAGTTCTTGAAGTTATTGAGGAAGATGGAAATAATCCTGAACAAAGAGCTGAAGCATGCCAATTATTGAATCATAttcaatcttttgaatttgtattcAATTTACATTTGATGAAAAGTATATTAGGAGTTACTAATGAGTTGTCTCAAGCTCTACAAAGAAGTGATCAAGACATTATAAATGCTATGACATTGGTTAAAGTGTCCAAGCAACGATTGCAAAGTATAAGAGACGATGGTTGGTCCTCTTTGCTCAACGAAGTTTTACTATTTTGTGATAGTCACAATATTCTTGCTCcaaatatgaatgatatattTGTAACACAAGGAAGATCAAGGCGCAAAATCCAAAAGGTCTCAAACTTGCATCATTTTCAAGTTGAATTATTTTATCAAGTGATTGATAGACAACTTCAAGAGCTTAACAATCGTTTTACAGAGGTAAATACTGAGCTACTTCTTTGTATAGCTTGTTTGAATCCAAGTGACTCATTTTTTGCATTTGATAAGGAGAAGTTGCTTCGTTTAGCTGAATTTTATCCACAtgaattctcttctactcaaatTTTGGCACTTGATAGTCAACTTGAGAATTTTATATTGGATATGCGTCTtgatgatcaattctcaaatatAAATGGAATCAGTGGACTATCTCAAAAGTTAGTTGAGACAAAAAAGCATATTGTTTATCCATTGGTATTTCTTCTGTTGAAATTAGCTTTGATTCTACCTGTGGCAACAGCATCAGTTGAGAGAACATTTTCTGCTATGAATATCATAAAGAGTCGACTTCGTAATCGAATGGGAGATGAGTGGTTGAATGATTGTTTGGTTacatatatagaaagagagacattcaaTCAAGTTGATAATGaaacaattattcaacattttcaaaatatgaaaacaagaagagaagtaCCTTCAAGATTTGAAGCGAAGAAAGTTAGCAGCTAA